Proteins found in one Bacteroidetes bacterium GWF2_43_63 genomic segment:
- a CDS encoding alpha-L-fucosidase produces MRHISIFVFAALLFQAATGFSQNNVEPAPYGPVPSERQLRWHETEFYAIIHFTPTTFENKEWGYGDADPSVFDPSDFDANQIVAAAQSGGMKGIVFVCKHHDGFCLWPTKTTDYNISKSPWKGGKGNMVLEFRKACDSLDMKFGAYVSPWDRNSQYYGKPEYVRIYREQLKEIYTGYGELFMSWHDGANGGDGFYGGAKEMRNIDRKTYYGWDSTWAITRSMQPMACIFSDAGWDVRWIGNENGIAGETCWATYSPHGSDDSERPVPGDTKYKEGITGHRDGKFWIPGECDVPLRPGWFYHSDQDNQIKSVEELKYIYLCSVGRGQCLDLGLSPDTRGQLHPNDVDTLTAFGKWLIETFNENLALDAKIFASNVRGKNNKKFGVQNLTDSSRYSYWATDDEIKEAELILSWKKAQTFNFITIRENIKLGHRIDSVAFDILENGAWSEVARITSIGALRIVELDKYYTTKKLRVRILKSAAEPCVSEIGVYTE; encoded by the coding sequence ATGAGACATATTTCAATTTTTGTTTTTGCTGCTTTATTATTCCAGGCAGCAACCGGATTTTCGCAAAACAACGTTGAACCAGCACCATACGGCCCGGTGCCTTCCGAACGGCAGCTTCGCTGGCACGAAACAGAATTTTACGCCATCATTCACTTCACCCCAACAACCTTTGAAAACAAGGAGTGGGGCTATGGTGATGCTGATCCATCGGTTTTCGACCCGTCTGACTTCGATGCGAATCAGATTGTGGCAGCAGCTCAGTCCGGTGGCATGAAAGGGATTGTTTTTGTTTGCAAACATCATGATGGATTTTGTTTATGGCCTACCAAAACAACCGATTACAACATCTCAAAAAGTCCGTGGAAAGGCGGGAAAGGCAATATGGTGCTTGAATTCCGCAAGGCATGTGATAGTCTTGACATGAAATTCGGCGCTTATGTTTCGCCATGGGATCGCAACAGTCAATATTACGGAAAGCCAGAATACGTAAGGATTTACAGAGAACAACTCAAAGAAATTTATACCGGCTATGGAGAATTATTCATGTCGTGGCACGATGGCGCCAACGGCGGAGATGGCTTCTATGGCGGTGCAAAGGAAATGCGAAACATCGACCGAAAAACCTACTATGGCTGGGATTCAACTTGGGCAATAACCAGATCCATGCAGCCAATGGCCTGCATTTTCAGCGATGCCGGCTGGGATGTACGATGGATCGGAAACGAAAACGGTATAGCCGGAGAAACCTGCTGGGCTACATATAGCCCGCATGGGAGCGATGATTCCGAAAGGCCCGTACCAGGTGATACAAAATATAAAGAAGGAATAACCGGACATCGCGATGGAAAATTCTGGATACCCGGAGAGTGTGATGTGCCGCTGCGCCCGGGCTGGTTCTATCATTCTGATCAGGACAATCAAATCAAATCAGTGGAAGAACTGAAATATATTTATTTATGTTCTGTCGGACGTGGACAGTGTCTCGATCTCGGATTATCCCCTGACACGCGCGGGCAGCTGCATCCGAATGATGTTGATACGCTTACTGCTTTTGGAAAATGGCTGATCGAAACATTTAATGAGAATCTTGCTTTAGATGCAAAAATTTTCGCCAGCAATGTAAGGGGTAAAAACAATAAAAAATTTGGAGTTCAAAACCTTACGGACTCAAGTCGCTATTCCTATTGGGCAACCGATGATGAAATTAAAGAAGCCGAGTTAATTTTGAGCTGGAAAAAGGCGCAGACATTTAATTTCATCACGATCAGGGAGAATATAAAATTGGGTCACCGCATCGATTCAGTCGCGTTTGATATTCTGGAGAATGGCGCCTGGAGCGAAGTTGCTCGGATCACAAGTATTGGTGCGCTGCGCATTGTTGAATTGGATAAATATTACACGACAAAAAAATTGCGCGTTCGCATTTTAAAATCAGCTGCTGAGCCCTGTGTGAGCGAGATTGGAGTTTATACCGAATAG
- a CDS encoding 1-pyrroline-5-carboxylate dehydrogenase yields the protein MNNAIFQLREPHSEPVFNYLPGSPEYIEMMSELKRMSEDQIDIPLIIGGKEVRTGNIGTVVSPNNHEKVLATYHKAGEKEVKMAIQAAMEAKEEWGNMSWVERVSIFMKMAELLSKKYRYLINAATMLGQGKNLFQAEIDAACESIDYLRFNSYFVSKLYDDQPTSDTAALNRLEFRPLEGFVFAVSPFNFTAIGLNLCMSPALMGNTIVWKPATTALLSNYLLMKIYKEAGLPDGVINFIPGPGSVVGNIVMEDKDLAGIHFTGGTNTFNHLWKTTAANLDRYVSYPKLIGETGGKDFIVVHNSADPQEVAVAIARGAFEYQGQKCSAASRSYIPKSLWPEIHTKLLSIVNEMKVGDVSDVNNFVNAVIDKTAFDNIMNYIKFAAEAKDAEILCGGKGDDSIGYFIQPTVILTSNPHFKTMEEEIFGPVMTIYVYNDEDWDETLKMVNATSPYALTGSVFARDRQTIIEACRTLRYAAGNFYYNDKPSGAMVGMQPFGGARKSGTNDKAGGHLNLIRWTSPRTIKETYIPATNFKYPYMK from the coding sequence ATGAACAATGCAATTTTTCAACTTCGCGAACCGCACAGTGAGCCAGTTTTCAATTATCTACCCGGCTCGCCTGAATATATTGAAATGATGAGTGAACTCAAGCGGATGAGTGAAGACCAAATCGACATTCCGCTGATTATAGGAGGTAAGGAAGTTAGAACCGGCAATATCGGCACCGTTGTAAGCCCCAATAATCACGAAAAAGTGCTCGCAACTTATCACAAAGCAGGAGAAAAAGAAGTTAAAATGGCCATTCAAGCTGCCATGGAGGCCAAAGAAGAATGGGGCAACATGTCGTGGGTAGAGCGTGTTTCAATCTTTATGAAAATGGCGGAACTGCTATCGAAAAAATACCGGTATCTCATAAATGCAGCAACCATGCTTGGACAGGGAAAGAATCTCTTCCAGGCCGAAATCGATGCTGCCTGCGAAAGCATTGATTACCTGCGTTTCAATAGCTACTTCGTTTCAAAACTTTACGATGATCAACCCACCTCAGATACCGCAGCTCTTAACCGGCTTGAGTTTCGTCCACTGGAAGGATTTGTCTTTGCTGTGAGTCCATTCAATTTCACTGCAATAGGACTCAATCTTTGCATGTCGCCTGCACTCATGGGCAACACAATTGTATGGAAACCTGCTACCACAGCGCTGCTCAGCAACTATTTGCTCATGAAGATTTACAAAGAAGCAGGCCTGCCCGATGGCGTTATCAATTTCATTCCCGGCCCTGGCAGCGTTGTTGGGAACATTGTAATGGAAGATAAAGACCTGGCCGGCATTCATTTTACAGGAGGAACGAATACCTTCAATCATTTGTGGAAAACTACGGCAGCCAATCTCGATCGCTATGTGTCCTATCCAAAACTGATCGGTGAAACAGGCGGAAAAGACTTTATTGTGGTGCACAACAGTGCAGATCCGCAGGAAGTTGCAGTAGCCATAGCCCGCGGTGCATTCGAATATCAGGGGCAGAAATGTTCAGCTGCTTCCAGATCGTATATTCCAAAATCGCTGTGGCCGGAAATTCATACAAAGCTTTTATCGATAGTCAACGAAATGAAAGTTGGCGATGTAAGTGACGTCAATAATTTTGTGAATGCTGTTATTGATAAAACAGCGTTCGACAACATCATGAATTACATCAAATTCGCTGCTGAAGCAAAAGATGCCGAAATCCTCTGTGGCGGAAAAGGCGATGATTCAATTGGCTATTTTATCCAACCAACAGTGATACTCACAAGCAATCCTCATTTCAAAACAATGGAAGAGGAAATCTTCGGACCGGTAATGACCATCTATGTTTACAACGACGAAGACTGGGATGAGACTTTGAAAATGGTTAATGCAACCTCTCCTTACGCCTTGACAGGTTCGGTTTTCGCCCGCGACCGGCAAACAATAATTGAGGCCTGCCGCACCCTGCGATATGCCGCCGGCAATTTTTATTACAACGATAAACCTTCAGGAGCCATGGTAGGTATGCAGCCATTTGGCGGTGCGCGCAAATCTGGCACCAATGATAAAGCAGGCGGACATCTCAATCTGATACGCTGGACCAGTCCGAGGACTATCAAGGAAACGTACATTCCCGCTACTAATTTCAAATATCCATACATGAAATAA